The following are encoded in a window of Arthrobacter sp. OAP107 genomic DNA:
- a CDS encoding DUF4383 domain-containing protein codes for MTTASHPAHHHAMGLSLHNTALGLGVVFLLVGVLGFIPGITTNYGAMSFAGHDSGAMLLGVFQVSVLHNIVHLLFGAAGIAMARTGSAARWFLLGGGIVYIVLWLYGLVIDMNTGANFVPFNSADNWLHLILGLAMVGLGLWLGRDAMDRTRGTATP; via the coding sequence ATGACAACCGCTTCACACCCCGCACACCACCACGCTATGGGGCTGTCCCTTCACAACACCGCCTTGGGTCTTGGTGTCGTTTTCCTGCTGGTGGGCGTCCTCGGGTTCATCCCGGGAATCACCACCAACTACGGCGCCATGAGCTTTGCCGGACATGACTCCGGGGCCATGCTGCTTGGCGTCTTCCAGGTGTCCGTACTGCACAACATCGTGCATCTGCTGTTCGGCGCGGCCGGCATCGCAATGGCCAGGACTGGCTCAGCGGCCCGCTGGTTCTTGCTGGGCGGCGGCATCGTGTACATCGTTCTGTGGCTGTACGGCCTGGTCATCGACATGAACACGGGCGCCAACTTCGTCCCGTTCAACTCTGCCGACAACTGGCTGCACCTGATCCTCGGCCTCGCCATGGTCGGTTTGGGCCTCTGGCTCGGCAGGGATGCCATGGACCGGACGAGGGGAACCGCCACGCCATAG
- a CDS encoding carbon-nitrogen hydrolase family protein has product MQRILPLIAAQARPRLIGEPVTAFADEVKAALETKPDSNLVVFPELHLFGDGNPDRQRTEALQDSAEPLDGPRVKELKELAADLGIWLVPGSVCERGPEGQLFNTQLVLSPEGELAGYYRKIFPWRPFEPYDPGDRFTTVELTGIGRVGLNICYDAWYPEVSRQLAWMGAEVILNVVKTTTPDRRQELVLAKANAIVNQVFVVSVNCAGPTGQGKSIIVDPEGNTIAEAGDDAAVLLAADLDLAAVEHVRTHGTENLNRPWSQFRDGEAAVELPVYQGRINPLTWTPPTFNA; this is encoded by the coding sequence ATGCAACGCATCCTTCCCCTCATTGCTGCCCAAGCCCGGCCCCGGCTGATCGGCGAACCCGTTACGGCCTTCGCAGACGAGGTCAAAGCTGCCCTCGAAACCAAGCCGGACAGCAACCTCGTGGTCTTTCCGGAGCTCCATCTCTTCGGCGACGGGAACCCGGACCGGCAGCGCACCGAAGCGCTGCAGGACTCGGCAGAACCGCTGGACGGACCGAGAGTCAAGGAACTGAAAGAGCTCGCCGCGGACCTCGGCATCTGGCTGGTGCCGGGCAGCGTGTGCGAGCGCGGCCCGGAAGGCCAGCTGTTCAATACCCAGCTGGTGCTGTCGCCGGAGGGGGAGCTGGCCGGCTACTACCGGAAGATCTTCCCGTGGCGTCCGTTCGAGCCATACGACCCGGGCGACCGGTTCACCACCGTGGAGCTCACCGGCATCGGCAGGGTGGGTCTGAACATCTGCTACGACGCCTGGTATCCGGAGGTGTCCCGCCAGCTGGCCTGGATGGGCGCCGAGGTGATCCTCAACGTCGTCAAGACCACCACCCCGGACCGGCGGCAGGAGCTGGTGCTGGCCAAGGCGAACGCCATCGTGAACCAGGTGTTCGTGGTCAGCGTCAACTGCGCCGGCCCTACCGGCCAGGGCAAGAGCATCATCGTCGACCCCGAGGGCAACACCATCGCCGAAGCCGGGGACGACGCCGCGGTGCTGCTCGCAGCGGACCTGGACCTGGCCGCCGTCGAGCACGTCAGAACGCACGGGACGGAGAACCTCAACCGTCCCTGGTCCCAGTTCCGGGACGGCGAGGCCGCCGTCGAACTTCCCGTCTACCAGGGCCGGATCAATCCGCTGACCTGGACGCCCCCCACTTTCAATGCCTAA
- a CDS encoding LysR substrate-binding domain-containing protein: MVNDEAQDLFDIRRLALLVEVVEQGSITAAAELMLYTPSAVSQQLRKLEQEVGQPLLNRRSRGVVPTEAGQVLAGHARKIVGQMRAAQSDLDQIAGLKRGSLTVGTFPTLAGSFMPVVIRAFKKRYPAIGLSLRSARFEELVEDLQSGVTGLCLLWDYPWNRFHDDSIRITEVFQESTVLLVSRGHPLADRDEIRMEELRKESWIVRAEAHPVVEVLQRSAHAAGFEPTIGFLANDYQEAQAMVSVGMGVAMVPKTAVALQHPDVRVISLGSAAPLRRVLLAQRQDKVYAPAEVAFHSTLLEIAREHAGDYL; encoded by the coding sequence GTGGTTAACGATGAAGCCCAAGATTTATTCGACATCCGGCGGCTGGCCCTGCTGGTGGAGGTCGTCGAGCAGGGATCGATCACTGCTGCGGCCGAACTGATGCTGTACACGCCCTCAGCGGTCTCCCAACAGCTGCGGAAGCTCGAGCAGGAAGTCGGGCAGCCTCTCCTCAACCGCCGTTCCCGCGGGGTGGTCCCCACGGAGGCCGGCCAGGTGCTCGCCGGCCACGCCCGCAAGATCGTCGGGCAGATGCGGGCCGCCCAGTCCGACCTGGACCAGATCGCGGGACTTAAACGCGGTTCCCTGACCGTAGGCACGTTTCCGACGCTCGCCGGCTCATTCATGCCGGTTGTCATCCGGGCCTTCAAGAAGAGGTACCCGGCGATTGGCCTCTCACTTCGGAGTGCGCGCTTCGAGGAGCTTGTTGAAGACCTCCAGTCGGGAGTCACCGGGCTGTGCCTGCTTTGGGACTACCCCTGGAACCGCTTTCATGACGATTCCATCCGGATCACCGAAGTCTTCCAGGAAAGCACCGTCCTTCTGGTGTCCCGCGGGCACCCGCTTGCGGACCGCGACGAGATCCGCATGGAAGAGCTCCGGAAGGAATCGTGGATCGTGCGGGCCGAGGCCCACCCTGTGGTGGAGGTGCTGCAGCGCTCAGCCCATGCCGCGGGGTTTGAGCCAACCATTGGCTTCCTGGCCAACGACTACCAGGAGGCCCAGGCGATGGTGAGCGTCGGGATGGGCGTGGCCATGGTGCCCAAGACTGCTGTGGCCCTGCAGCACCCGGACGTCCGGGTCATTAGCCTCGGTTCCGCCGCGCCTTTGCGGCGGGTATTGCTGGCCCAGCGCCAGGACAAGGTCTACGCCCCGGCGGAGGTGGCTTTCCACTCCACCCTGCTGGAAATCGCCCGCGAGCATGCCGGGGATTATCTGTAG
- a CDS encoding PrpF domain-containing protein: MKIEAEWMRGGTSKCWVFETGHLGETGTSPDVLLPRLFGSPDHRQIDGVGGATSTTSKAMILHRPVSDDDVDVEFTFAQVGIEEAAVDWGSNCGNCSAVVGLYAIEKGWVVPTGDITRIVTRNTNTGQIIIQRVSTPSGALPIVPQAQMPGVPFPGYRVGLGFQDPAGKTTGQLLPTGSASDTITAGGTRWTVSMVDAGAPVVILRAGDLGLDPERYDSWFAGVELQLETLEHIRRQAAVRMGLAATTAEAARAVPKVAIAASPAHADSESDVSVMMLSMGKPHPALAITGSIALTLAARTPGTVLNDITGSTVRPTLRLRTPAGVIETWSEERDGSLLVGVDRTARTIATTTIHLPEALGSAVDASFASATN, encoded by the coding sequence ATGAAGATCGAAGCGGAGTGGATGCGTGGAGGCACCAGCAAGTGCTGGGTCTTCGAAACCGGACACCTGGGCGAGACAGGAACCAGCCCGGATGTCCTGCTTCCCCGGCTGTTCGGCAGCCCGGACCACCGGCAGATCGACGGCGTGGGCGGGGCGACCTCCACCACCAGCAAAGCGATGATCCTTCACCGCCCGGTCAGCGACGATGACGTTGATGTCGAATTCACTTTCGCCCAGGTAGGCATCGAAGAGGCCGCTGTGGACTGGGGCAGCAACTGCGGCAACTGCTCGGCAGTGGTCGGCCTCTACGCCATCGAAAAAGGCTGGGTGGTGCCCACCGGCGACATCACCCGGATCGTGACCCGCAACACCAACACCGGCCAGATCATCATCCAGCGGGTGTCCACGCCGTCCGGCGCCCTTCCGATCGTGCCGCAGGCCCAGATGCCCGGCGTCCCGTTCCCCGGGTACCGGGTGGGCCTCGGCTTCCAGGACCCTGCCGGCAAAACCACCGGCCAGCTGCTTCCCACAGGTTCCGCCTCAGACACCATCACCGCCGGCGGAACCCGCTGGACCGTCTCCATGGTCGACGCCGGAGCACCGGTAGTCATTCTCCGGGCCGGGGACCTGGGCCTTGACCCGGAGCGCTACGACAGCTGGTTCGCCGGGGTAGAGCTGCAGCTGGAGACGCTGGAGCACATCCGCCGCCAGGCCGCAGTGCGGATGGGGCTCGCAGCCACCACCGCCGAGGCAGCCCGTGCCGTCCCCAAGGTGGCCATCGCAGCTTCACCGGCCCACGCAGACTCGGAAAGCGACGTCAGCGTCATGATGCTCTCGATGGGCAAGCCCCACCCGGCGCTCGCCATCACCGGCAGCATCGCGCTGACCCTCGCCGCCCGCACCCCGGGCACCGTGCTTAACGACATCACCGGCAGCACCGTCCGCCCCACCCTGCGGCTGCGGACACCGGCCGGCGTGATCGAAACCTGGAGTGAGGAACGGGACGGATCCCTGCTCGTCGGCGTCGACCGGACCGCCCGCACCATCGCGACCACCACCATCCACCTCCCCGAGGCCCTCGGCAGCGCCGTCGACGCCTCCTTCGCCAGCGCCACCAACTGA
- a CDS encoding S8 family serine peptidase produces the protein MKKVMIAGVTAAILGFGAINVAATGNAAAPASPQVTGQITGPTTGQIIVKFRDHGAAAGVLRQQGLSDGTDIAGTGARLLKVPAGEEARLIEALGHNPAVEYAEPDEQVTATTADPYFPRQYALQNTGQSFTNTDGTITVAKGTADADVDAVEAWNVTTGSGIKVAVLDSGVATDNPDINPKVVLRANFSGTATNEDNYGHGTHVAGIVAATHNTSGVAGVCPGCTILAGKVLNDSGVGSSSSLANGINWAVSNGARVINMSIGVRASRTLETAVNNAWTKGVVLVAAAGNGGNQSKIYPAAYPNVIAVAATDNNDKKADFSTYGASWVDIAAPGVNVYSTFPNHTFVLGTQNKRAFGYDVGNGTSMSSPIVAATAALAIGSHPGATNTSIRAIVESSADDEVLGTGTYWAHGRVNAFDAVTAP, from the coding sequence ATGAAAAAAGTGATGATCGCCGGTGTCACCGCGGCAATTCTGGGGTTTGGTGCAATCAACGTGGCGGCCACGGGCAATGCGGCGGCCCCCGCTTCCCCGCAGGTCACGGGGCAAATCACAGGGCCAACCACCGGCCAAATCATCGTCAAATTCCGCGACCATGGCGCGGCAGCCGGCGTGCTGCGCCAGCAGGGCCTCAGCGACGGTACTGACATCGCGGGCACGGGCGCCCGTCTCCTCAAGGTTCCGGCGGGTGAGGAGGCCCGGCTCATTGAGGCGCTGGGCCACAACCCGGCAGTCGAATACGCTGAGCCGGACGAGCAGGTCACCGCCACGACGGCCGACCCGTACTTCCCCCGCCAGTACGCCCTGCAGAACACCGGCCAGTCGTTCACCAACACCGACGGCACCATAACGGTGGCCAAGGGCACAGCGGACGCTGATGTGGACGCCGTCGAAGCCTGGAACGTCACCACCGGCAGCGGCATCAAAGTTGCCGTGCTCGATTCGGGTGTCGCCACCGACAACCCCGACATCAACCCGAAAGTTGTCCTGCGGGCCAACTTCAGCGGTACGGCAACCAATGAGGACAACTACGGCCACGGGACCCATGTGGCCGGCATCGTTGCCGCCACCCACAACACCTCCGGTGTGGCCGGGGTTTGTCCGGGCTGCACCATCCTGGCCGGCAAGGTCCTCAACGACAGCGGGGTTGGTTCCAGCTCCAGCCTCGCGAACGGCATCAACTGGGCCGTCAGCAACGGTGCCAGGGTGATCAACATGAGCATCGGAGTACGGGCGTCGCGCACCCTCGAGACCGCCGTCAACAACGCCTGGACCAAGGGCGTGGTGCTGGTTGCCGCAGCAGGCAACGGCGGCAACCAGTCCAAGATCTACCCGGCGGCGTACCCCAACGTGATCGCCGTGGCCGCAACCGACAACAATGACAAGAAGGCAGACTTCTCAACCTACGGGGCCAGCTGGGTGGACATCGCGGCACCCGGAGTCAACGTCTACTCAACGTTTCCGAACCACACCTTCGTTCTCGGGACGCAAAACAAACGCGCCTTCGGGTACGACGTCGGCAACGGCACCTCCATGTCCTCGCCGATCGTCGCGGCAACGGCCGCCCTCGCCATTGGCTCGCACCCGGGGGCCACGAACACGTCCATCCGCGCAATCGTGGAATCCAGCGCCGACGACGAGGTTCTTGGCACCGGCACTTACTGGGCACATGGCCGGGTCAACGCGTTCGACGCCGTCACCGCCCCGTAG
- a CDS encoding FCD domain-containing protein — protein MTRQLEDTASPIGSGALAGIDRRSAIDAVRLRIGMAISLGLLKPGERLPDQEDVALGLSVSPITARRALASLADQGVVVRRRGRAGGTFVADEPPRQVLAELTASPAESQAVNRLVDRRLLFECAVTHYAAVNATAEQLDELERLTRDMAESTDWSAYHQADEQFHQLVGTASCLGTAVGVYHETLAELYAYFIPYPIELLHKSNGDHIELVAALRAGDGGTAVEISRKHVDILHRTMFMGLAKDTAETP, from the coding sequence ATGACCCGTCAGTTGGAGGACACCGCCTCCCCCATCGGTTCCGGCGCCTTGGCCGGCATCGACCGCAGAAGCGCCATCGACGCCGTGCGGCTGCGCATCGGCATGGCGATTTCGCTGGGGCTGCTGAAGCCCGGCGAGCGCCTGCCCGACCAGGAGGATGTGGCGCTCGGCCTGTCCGTCAGCCCGATCACCGCCCGCCGTGCACTGGCGAGCCTGGCGGACCAGGGCGTGGTGGTCCGGCGGCGCGGCCGGGCCGGCGGGACCTTCGTGGCGGACGAGCCGCCACGTCAGGTGCTGGCCGAACTCACCGCATCGCCGGCGGAGTCGCAGGCCGTGAACCGGCTGGTGGACCGGCGGCTGCTCTTCGAATGCGCGGTGACGCACTATGCGGCGGTCAACGCCACGGCCGAGCAGCTCGACGAGCTCGAGCGGCTCACCCGGGACATGGCCGAGTCCACCGACTGGTCCGCGTACCACCAGGCCGACGAGCAGTTCCACCAACTGGTGGGCACAGCCTCTTGTCTGGGGACCGCCGTCGGGGTTTACCACGAGACGCTGGCCGAGCTCTACGCCTACTTCATCCCCTACCCGATCGAGCTGCTGCACAAATCCAACGGCGACCACATTGAGCTGGTGGCGGCGCTGCGCGCCGGGGACGGGGGCACCGCCGTCGAAATCTCCCGCAAGCACGTGGACATCCTGCACCGGACCATGTTCATGGGCCTGGCGAAGGACACCGCCGAAACACCCTGA
- a CDS encoding SLC13 family permease has protein sequence MTKTEEQPALLDTDTREDRSPRPNRRRRILLMTVVATAILGLAALLFGGVMFNPAAASESEPTMTATQIIPLVILVVMFVVATKWPLNIGVMGLVASFGVGYFILGMSDKEILEEFPASIVLTIIGVTYFFSMAQRNGSIDIIVQTCVRLVRGKTMLLPWVFFLLAAALTALGTFSPAAVALLAPAALGLAYESRIHPVLMGAFVINGAHAGGFSPLSVAGVLVHDISLKNGFPISQGALFTASFALNLILSALTIVLFALLGKLRDKHANEYAGLDTPRTGRPHGQQIFTLALIAVILVCTLGFHMPIGFVALSAGLLLAFVNIKEHKTFISGISWSTVLLVAGMITYVSLLQHVGVIDTLAEQALALGAPLLIALVLCYVIGVGSAFASSTALLTAFIPMAGPLLATSSLSASGTVAALAIAATVVDVSPFSTDGALVVANARDNDRQRVYKQLMMYAGGVVLAAPALAWALLVPTGIM, from the coding sequence ATGACTAAGACTGAAGAACAACCAGCACTCCTGGACACCGACACCCGCGAGGACCGCTCCCCGCGTCCCAACCGCCGCCGCCGTATCCTGCTGATGACGGTAGTCGCCACCGCTATTCTGGGTCTGGCCGCCCTCCTGTTCGGGGGTGTCATGTTCAACCCCGCGGCCGCCTCGGAATCGGAGCCGACCATGACAGCCACCCAGATCATCCCGCTCGTCATCCTCGTCGTGATGTTCGTGGTCGCCACCAAATGGCCGCTGAACATCGGGGTGATGGGGCTGGTTGCCTCCTTCGGCGTCGGGTATTTCATACTCGGCATGAGCGACAAGGAGATCCTTGAGGAGTTCCCGGCCAGCATCGTCCTGACAATCATCGGTGTCACCTACTTCTTCAGCATGGCCCAGCGGAACGGGTCCATCGACATCATCGTCCAGACCTGCGTCCGCCTGGTCAGGGGCAAGACAATGCTCCTGCCGTGGGTGTTCTTCCTCCTGGCCGCCGCACTGACGGCACTGGGCACCTTCTCCCCCGCCGCCGTCGCACTGCTGGCACCGGCAGCCCTCGGACTCGCCTACGAGTCACGCATCCACCCGGTCCTCATGGGCGCCTTCGTCATCAACGGAGCCCATGCCGGCGGTTTCTCCCCGCTGTCCGTCGCCGGCGTGCTGGTGCACGACATCTCACTGAAAAACGGCTTCCCCATCTCCCAGGGCGCGCTGTTCACCGCCAGCTTTGCCCTCAACCTCATCCTTTCGGCCCTGACCATCGTGCTGTTCGCCCTCCTCGGCAAGCTGCGCGACAAGCACGCCAACGAATACGCTGGCCTCGACACCCCCCGCACCGGACGTCCTCACGGCCAGCAGATCTTCACGCTGGCACTGATCGCCGTGATCCTCGTGTGCACCCTGGGCTTCCACATGCCCATCGGGTTCGTCGCGCTCTCCGCCGGCCTGCTCCTGGCCTTCGTGAACATCAAGGAACACAAAACCTTCATCAGCGGCATCTCCTGGTCCACCGTCCTGCTGGTGGCAGGCATGATCACCTACGTCTCCCTGCTCCAGCACGTCGGCGTCATCGACACCCTCGCCGAGCAGGCCCTCGCACTGGGCGCCCCGCTCCTGATCGCCCTTGTCCTCTGCTACGTCATCGGCGTTGGGTCCGCCTTCGCCTCCTCCACCGCACTGCTCACCGCATTCATCCCGATGGCCGGTCCGCTGCTGGCCACCAGTTCGCTGAGCGCCTCCGGAACCGTCGCGGCACTCGCCATCGCGGCCACCGTGGTGGACGTCTCCCCCTTCTCCACCGACGGCGCGCTGGTCGTCGCCAACGCCCGCGACAACGACCGCCAGCGCGTGTACAAGCAGCTCATGATGTACGCCGGCGGCGTGGTCCTGGCGGCTCCGGCCCTGGCATGGGCCCTGCTGGTACCCACCGGCATCATGTGA
- a CDS encoding MarR family transcriptional regulator, which yields MNSATPGRSKRTAFLLSQLGAVASSRFAERTREIGLTPSDAGVIRLLGRVPGLSQRSLADRLGAVPSRVVSLIDSLQERGLVERVRSSADRRNYELHLTDAGQRVLRQLRGIAEQHEAELLAPLSGEQVAQLDLLLAQLADGHGLDRDLHRDSARDGGRDVRRKA from the coding sequence ATGAACTCAGCCACGCCCGGCCGGTCGAAACGGACAGCATTCCTCCTGTCGCAGCTGGGCGCCGTGGCGTCGTCCCGTTTTGCCGAGCGCACGCGCGAGATCGGCCTCACGCCCAGTGACGCCGGTGTCATCCGACTGCTTGGCCGCGTGCCCGGACTGAGCCAGCGCTCGCTCGCGGACAGGCTGGGTGCCGTCCCCAGCCGCGTGGTGTCCCTCATCGACTCCCTCCAGGAACGCGGTCTGGTGGAACGGGTTCGCAGCAGCGCCGACCGGCGGAACTACGAACTCCACCTCACCGATGCTGGCCAGCGGGTGCTGCGTCAGCTGCGGGGGATCGCCGAACAGCATGAAGCGGAGCTTCTGGCGCCGCTTTCCGGTGAACAGGTAGCGCAGCTTGACCTTCTGCTCGCGCAGCTCGCCGACGGCCACGGGCTGGACCGCGACCTCCACCGCGACTCAGCGCGCGACGGCGGACGCGACGTCAGGCGCAAGGCCTGA
- a CDS encoding GntR family transcriptional regulator, which translates to MSRVSAVSIVEAIASDIRARVFSGELPALHALTETEVASSYEVARPTAKAAIEKLVAEGLLVRGVHKTARVADLGPESVRDIYLARAYLESEVLRRLASGKIVPEEAVRANNDIAALKTGAPLDVVEPDMRFHTSLVDALGNQRISKMYLSLVGEVRLCMSRVQSLHLLDTNLIQAEHQRLLQLVEEGRGDDAAQLLDEHLGRARERLVAAMGGEAGPEAELTSKLMD; encoded by the coding sequence GTGAGTCGTGTTTCAGCTGTATCGATCGTGGAAGCGATCGCCTCGGACATCCGCGCGCGCGTGTTTTCGGGCGAGCTCCCGGCCCTGCACGCGCTGACCGAGACTGAGGTCGCCTCCTCGTATGAGGTTGCGCGGCCCACGGCGAAGGCCGCCATCGAGAAGCTCGTGGCCGAGGGGCTGCTGGTCCGGGGCGTGCACAAGACCGCCCGCGTGGCCGACCTGGGCCCCGAATCGGTGCGGGACATCTACCTGGCACGGGCCTACCTCGAGAGCGAAGTGCTCCGGCGGCTGGCGTCCGGAAAGATCGTGCCCGAGGAAGCGGTGCGGGCCAATAATGACATTGCTGCCCTGAAAACAGGCGCGCCCCTGGATGTGGTTGAGCCGGACATGCGGTTCCACACCAGCCTCGTGGACGCCCTGGGCAACCAGCGGATCAGCAAGATGTATCTGTCGCTGGTGGGGGAGGTGCGCCTGTGCATGTCCCGGGTCCAGTCGCTGCACCTGCTGGACACAAACCTCATCCAGGCGGAGCACCAGAGGCTCCTCCAACTGGTCGAGGAAGGGAGGGGCGATGACGCCGCGCAGCTCCTGGATGAACACCTGGGGCGGGCGAGGGAACGGCTGGTGGCAGCCATGGGCGGGGAAGCGGGTCCGGAGGCGGAGCTGACATCCAAACTCATGGACTAA
- a CDS encoding carbon-nitrogen hydrolase family protein: MKIALGQLESGTDIQANLAAIDRFAASAAGDGATLVAFPEYATYEKKIVDASFPAVAEPLDGPVCRELAATAARNGITLVAGVVEASEEPGKAYNTLVAFGPSGARLAAYRKIHLFDAQGFGESTFIKPGPSTEPVVFEAGGAWFGLMTCYDLRFPELARSLADAGAQVLLVCSSWVPGTHKTEQWLALNAARAIENSVYVAGVCQAPPVSVGRSILVDPMGYVEADLGLEPGVRAVDLSLSTVARVKEQFPMFRQRRLG, encoded by the coding sequence GTGAAGATAGCGCTCGGGCAGCTGGAGTCCGGCACGGACATCCAGGCGAACCTGGCCGCCATCGACCGGTTCGCCGCGTCCGCCGCCGGCGACGGCGCCACCCTGGTGGCCTTCCCGGAGTACGCCACGTACGAGAAGAAGATCGTGGACGCCTCGTTCCCGGCAGTGGCCGAGCCGCTGGACGGCCCGGTCTGCCGGGAACTCGCCGCCACCGCGGCCCGCAACGGCATCACGCTGGTGGCGGGCGTGGTGGAGGCGTCTGAGGAACCCGGCAAGGCGTACAACACGCTGGTGGCGTTCGGTCCTTCCGGTGCACGGTTGGCCGCATACCGGAAGATCCACCTGTTCGACGCGCAGGGCTTCGGGGAGTCGACGTTCATCAAGCCCGGGCCGTCCACCGAGCCCGTGGTGTTTGAGGCCGGCGGAGCGTGGTTCGGTCTGATGACCTGCTACGACCTGCGGTTCCCGGAGCTGGCCAGGTCCCTGGCCGACGCCGGCGCCCAGGTGCTGCTTGTCTGCTCGTCCTGGGTGCCGGGCACCCACAAGACGGAGCAATGGCTGGCGCTGAACGCGGCCCGGGCGATCGAAAACAGCGTCTATGTGGCAGGCGTGTGCCAGGCGCCGCCGGTCTCCGTTGGCCGCAGTATCCTGGTGGATCCGATGGGGTACGTCGAGGCGGACCTCGGACTGGAGCCTGGGGTGCGGGCGGTGGATTTGTCTCTGTCTACGGTGGCGCGGGTGAAGGAGCAGTTCCCCATGTTCCGGCAGCGGCGGCTGGGGTAG
- a CDS encoding APC family permease, whose product MVIWLIGSSYLSAQFPGVPMWLWIVGFILITTVLNILGIKVADKANYVLMAFQLLVIVFFVVLAIGNVVSASGAGGLASTEPFFNGTSSFATISAGAAIAAYSFLGFDAVTTLTEETVDPRRNVPRAIMLIALIGGGIFVAVSYVTQLVHPGGVFEDSASAASAIALQIGGQVFGAVFLAGLVVAQFASGLAAQASASRLIYAMGRDSVLPKAIFGRLSAKYHTPVVNLVVTGIVGLIAIFLDVATSTSFINFGAFTAFTLVNVSAVFHYVRRRRAGEQLNAVSYVVVPAVGAIVCAYLLSQLDSNAITLGLSWLALGIVVLALITRGFRAAPPEMTTTEKATVEAAA is encoded by the coding sequence ATGGTGATCTGGCTGATCGGCTCCTCGTATCTGAGCGCGCAGTTCCCGGGCGTGCCCATGTGGCTGTGGATTGTGGGCTTTATCCTCATCACCACGGTGCTGAATATCCTGGGCATCAAGGTGGCGGACAAGGCGAACTATGTGCTGATGGCGTTCCAGCTGCTGGTGATCGTGTTCTTCGTGGTGCTGGCCATCGGCAACGTGGTGTCCGCCTCCGGCGCCGGCGGACTGGCCAGCACGGAGCCGTTCTTCAACGGCACGTCCAGCTTCGCCACCATCTCCGCCGGTGCGGCCATCGCGGCGTACTCGTTCCTGGGGTTCGATGCCGTCACCACCCTCACCGAGGAAACCGTGGACCCGCGCCGGAACGTGCCCCGCGCCATCATGCTCATCGCGCTGATCGGCGGCGGCATCTTCGTGGCCGTCTCCTACGTCACCCAGCTGGTGCACCCGGGCGGCGTGTTCGAGGACTCGGCGTCCGCGGCCAGCGCCATCGCGCTGCAGATCGGCGGGCAGGTCTTCGGTGCGGTGTTCCTCGCCGGGCTGGTGGTGGCGCAGTTCGCCTCCGGCCTGGCCGCGCAGGCCAGCGCGTCCCGCCTGATCTACGCGATGGGCCGTGACTCGGTCCTGCCCAAGGCCATCTTCGGCCGGCTCAGCGCGAAGTACCACACGCCCGTGGTGAACCTGGTGGTCACCGGCATCGTGGGCCTGATCGCGATCTTCCTGGACGTGGCGACGTCGACGTCGTTCATCAACTTCGGCGCCTTCACCGCCTTCACGCTGGTCAACGTCTCCGCGGTGTTCCACTACGTGCGCCGGCGCCGCGCGGGGGAGCAGCTGAACGCCGTCTCGTACGTTGTGGTCCCGGCGGTCGGTGCGATCGTCTGTGCCTACCTGCTCTCCCAGCTGGACAGCAACGCCATTACGCTGGGACTGAGCTGGCTTGCCTTGGGGATTGTGGTGCTGGCGCTGATCACGCGCGGCTTCCGGGCGGCGCCGCCGGAAATGACGACGACGGAGAAGGCCACCGTGGAGGCCGCCGCCTAA